The proteins below come from a single Edaphobacter acidisoli genomic window:
- a CDS encoding glycoside hydrolase family 2 protein, whose amino-acid sequence MHSRRQFLKASISASALSLLPRTPLLASVATLADNPGNASAPAVQLLSTGWEYLKGTLGGPWEVWHSKEVAVWQTVSMPHCFNADDGCDPDTPYYQGNGWYRTHVAINNPYPNGRTLLHFEGAGQAAEVYVGGKLAGKHVGGYDEFVFDITDLAAQAVSTANQSGIPIAVLCDNSRDLDRIPSDLSDFSLYGGLYRHVNLVYVPAVSLETVHVRTHLATPTSAAEITVVASLYNPSSTKNPLDLAIQIVDPSGNTIHNSNHTLQPWNDSTELTSFKLDKPSLWSPATPHLYECRVTLKAASGEYTARENFGIRHTEFVDHGPFKLNGERLLLRGTHRHEDHAGYAAAVPDEIIDQEMQLIKEMGANFIRLAHYQQSRRVLSLCDRLGILVWEEVPWCRGGVGNDTFKQMCRDKLRTMIAQHYNHPSILLWSLGNEDDWPTEYPSVNKQEIRALFSELNTLAHQLDPSRYTTMRRCDFARDITDVYSPSIWAGWYSGQYVEYQKSLETERDRVNHLFHAEWGADSQAGRHSEDPDRVLATVATGHGTAERGMDYLMTGGQARVSKDGDWSETYACNLFDWYLKTQETLPWFTGSAQWIFKDFTTPLRVENPVPRMNQKGVATRDMTKKEGYFVFQSYWADKPMAHIYGHTWPVRWGKADEQKMVKVYSNCPQAELFVNGKSAGVKHRSSQDFPAAGLRWMTLFKPGRNTLRVVAQKDGVTVTDEIEFLYQTEQWGQPAVFKIAELPPPTGADNKTVTVEAKLYDANGIQCLDARNRVRFSIAGAGTLIDNLGTPWASRVVEMCNGRAQITFVRNDGSSVIGVAAPQIPPAFCTVNLS is encoded by the coding sequence ATGCACTCCCGCCGTCAGTTTTTGAAGGCCAGCATCAGCGCCTCTGCCCTTTCTTTGCTTCCTCGCACTCCGCTTCTCGCCTCGGTCGCAACACTCGCAGACAATCCCGGCAATGCATCCGCGCCAGCCGTTCAGCTGCTCTCGACCGGGTGGGAGTATCTGAAGGGCACACTCGGCGGCCCGTGGGAGGTGTGGCACAGCAAGGAAGTTGCGGTCTGGCAGACAGTCTCCATGCCCCACTGCTTCAACGCCGATGATGGCTGCGATCCCGACACGCCGTACTACCAGGGCAACGGCTGGTACAGAACGCACGTCGCCATCAACAATCCATACCCAAATGGCCGCACACTGCTGCACTTTGAAGGCGCGGGGCAAGCCGCCGAGGTTTACGTCGGCGGAAAGCTCGCAGGCAAACACGTCGGCGGCTACGACGAGTTCGTCTTCGACATCACCGATCTCGCAGCACAAGCGGTATCAACCGCAAATCAATCCGGCATACCCATCGCCGTGTTGTGCGACAACTCGCGCGACCTCGATCGCATTCCCTCTGACCTGAGCGACTTCAGCCTCTACGGCGGACTCTATCGCCACGTCAATCTCGTCTACGTGCCCGCAGTCTCGCTCGAAACAGTGCACGTCCGCACGCATCTCGCTACGCCAACCAGCGCGGCAGAGATCACCGTCGTCGCCTCGCTCTACAATCCCTCCAGCACAAAAAACCCACTCGACCTCGCGATCCAGATCGTCGATCCCAGCGGCAATACGATTCACAACTCAAATCACACGCTCCAGCCGTGGAACGACTCCACCGAGCTCACCTCCTTCAAGCTCGACAAGCCCAGCCTGTGGAGCCCCGCCACGCCGCATCTCTACGAGTGCCGCGTCACGCTCAAAGCCGCATCCGGCGAATACACCGCGCGCGAGAACTTCGGCATCCGTCACACAGAATTCGTTGACCACGGTCCATTCAAGCTCAACGGCGAACGCCTCCTGCTGCGCGGTACGCATCGTCACGAAGACCACGCAGGCTACGCCGCCGCCGTGCCTGACGAGATCATCGACCAGGAGATGCAGCTCATCAAAGAGATGGGCGCAAACTTTATCCGCCTGGCGCACTACCAGCAGTCGCGGCGCGTACTCTCGCTCTGCGACCGCCTCGGCATCCTTGTCTGGGAAGAGGTTCCCTGGTGCCGCGGCGGCGTCGGCAACGACACCTTCAAACAGATGTGCCGCGACAAGCTCCGCACCATGATCGCTCAGCACTACAACCACCCCAGCATCCTGCTCTGGAGCCTCGGCAACGAGGACGACTGGCCCACCGAATATCCCTCCGTTAACAAACAGGAGATTCGCGCGCTCTTCAGCGAGCTCAACACGCTCGCGCACCAACTCGACCCGTCGCGCTACACCACCATGCGCCGCTGTGACTTCGCCCGCGACATCACCGACGTCTATTCGCCCTCTATCTGGGCTGGCTGGTATAGCGGCCAATACGTCGAATACCAGAAGTCTCTCGAAACCGAACGCGACCGCGTCAATCATCTCTTCCACGCCGAGTGGGGAGCCGACAGCCAGGCCGGACGCCACTCCGAAGATCCCGACCGCGTCCTCGCCACCGTCGCCACCGGCCACGGCACTGCTGAGCGCGGCATGGACTACCTGATGACCGGTGGCCAGGCACGCGTCTCCAAAGACGGCGACTGGTCCGAGACCTACGCCTGCAATCTCTTCGACTGGTATCTCAAGACGCAGGAGACGCTGCCCTGGTTCACCGGCTCGGCGCAATGGATCTTCAAGGACTTCACCACACCGCTGCGCGTGGAAAACCCCGTGCCGCGCATGAACCAAAAAGGCGTCGCCACACGCGACATGACGAAGAAAGAAGGCTACTTCGTCTTCCAGTCCTACTGGGCCGACAAGCCGATGGCGCACATCTACGGGCACACCTGGCCTGTCCGCTGGGGCAAGGCAGACGAGCAGAAGATGGTGAAGGTCTATTCGAACTGCCCGCAGGCCGAACTCTTCGTCAACGGTAAATCCGCAGGCGTGAAGCACCGCAGCAGCCAGGACTTCCCTGCCGCCGGATTACGCTGGATGACTTTGTTCAAACCTGGACGAAATACCCTCCGCGTCGTCGCCCAAAAGGACGGCGTCACCGTTACGGACGAGATTGAGTTTCTCTACCAGACCGAGCAATGGGGGCAGCCAGCAGTCTTCAAAATCGCCGAACTCCCACCCCCCACAGGTGCCGACAACAAGACCGTTACCGTCGAAGCAAAACTCTATGACGCAAACGGCATACAGTGCCTTGACGCCAGGAATCGCGTGCGTTTTAGCATTGCGGGCGCTGGAACGTTGATCGATAACCTCGGCACTCCCTGGGCCTCGCGCGTCGTTGAAATGTGTAATGGCCGAGCACAGATTACCTTCGTGCGTAACGATGGCAGCTCAGTCATCGGCGTTGCAGCGCCCCAAATACCCCCTGCATTCTGCACCGTAAATCTTTCTTAA